The following nucleotide sequence is from Fructobacillus americanaquae.
AAGAAAGGAATCTTTACTTATGTCAAATGCTCATTCTCAATCAAATAACGGTACAAATCAGACTGTTAGCGCTTTTGCTCCACTGCTCTTACGTGATGCCCTTTTGGCTAATATCTTAACCGATGATTATGCCAACATTACCTATTGGGCTGGTAAAGAGTTGGCCCGACAGTTTCCCGTGGAAACAAGTGCTGATTTACCAGCCTTCTTTGAAAAGGCCGCTTTTGGCGATTTAACAATCAAATACCAAAGCGATGACCAACAGCAATGGCTTCTTTCTGGTACCATGGTTGAAGACCGGCTGGCAACGAACCACCAAGCTGATTTTTCATTGGAAACCGGCTTCTTAGCACAACAACTTGAACTGCAAGAAGAAGTTGTTGCGGAAGGCACCTTCCAGGTTTCTGCTCGACAACAGACAGTAACGGTAAGAATTTTAACTGATATGTCTCATAAGATAAGCTCTTTAACCTCTTCGGAACAGGTTGCACTTCGTGACCGCTTCTTAGACAGAAGCGAAGAAATCGCCACTGAAGACATTGATACCGCCGAAACAATCACCGTTGATCGCCAAAGCACACCCGATGATGAACCAGCAATCCAAATCGGTGAAGTTGATCAGGCCGCATCAGAAGCCCCCGTTGAGGTCGAGCCAGCAGCATCTGCAGCATCCATTCAGTTAAAGCCAACGACATCGGTCGCTGCAGTGGCGACTGATTCAGTAGTATCCACAGCTCCGATTGAAATCACAGAACCAACGAGCGAACCAACCGACAGCCAGGTAGCCAATACACTTTCGGTCGAGCAGTCGATTACCAATTCATTATTGGCTTTTAGTCAAGAGCGACGCCAAAAGCTTAGCCAAAAAGATGATTCAAGCTTGAACTAATAAACCATTAACAAAAACAAAGAAAAGAACAGCAGCCCCAACAATTTTACGGGTTGCTGTTCTTTTTAGTAAGCCAAAGCTAGTTAACCTTAGCCTTCCTTATTTTGACGACGCGTATTCCGGCGATCTTGACGAAGTTCGATTCGACGATCCATTTGACGCTTACGCTTAATCTTATTCTTAATTTGACGCTTATAGCCAGGCTTGATGTTCTTCTTCTTTTTCTTGACCATCCCAACCATTTCAGGGTCCAACTTATTAGTTGTTGCATGGCGCTGTGTCCGGGCCTTTCGATCCTTGACCGCCACAACTTCATCCCCACGAATCTGCTTATGAGCAAACTCGATACCGATTTTTTCCAACTCGGCAATGCGGTCTTCTTCATCAGGTCCATAAAGGGTCACAGCCGTTCCAGCCAGCCCATTTCGTCCCGTTCGACCAACACGGTGAACGAAGAATTCTAATTCGTCTGGCACACCATCATTAATGACATGCGAAACCCCTTCAATATCAATCCCACGAGCAGCTAAATCAGTCGCAACGACATATTGGTAATCCAGGTGCAAGACACCCTTCATCGTTCGCCTTCGCTCACGTGGTGGAATATCGCCATGAATTTCGGCAACTTTGAGACCTCGGCCACGCAAATGTGCTGCTAATTCCTTAGCTCGTTCCTTCGTATTGGCGAAAATCAACGCCAAATAAGGATTGAAAATCGTCAGCAACTTATCGATAACCTCTTCCTTGTCCTTGGACTTAGTTGGCACCAACCAGTTGTCGATGGTATCGGCAATCGTCGCTTCCGTTGGAATTGTTTGGAAATCCGGATTGTCCAAATACTTCTTTAAGAACGGCTTCAACTTTTCTGGCATTGTTGCTGAAAAGACCAACGTTTGCAGGTCTTTTGGCATCGCACCGGCCAAGAAATCAACTTCGTTTAAGAAGCCCATATCAAGTGTCATATCCGCTTCATCGACAACCAAAGTCCGCACCTGGTTAACAACCAAGGCCCCACTTTGAACCAAATCCTTTAACCGTCCTGGCGTTCCAACGACAATTTGCGCTTGGTGCTTTTCTAACTGGCGAACTTGGCGGGCCTTATCCGTCCCACCAACATATTCGGCAATAGAAACCTTCACCAATTCCATCTTTTCCGCAAATTCACGGGCAGCCTTTGCAATCTGAGCAGCCAATTCCCGTGATGGTGTCGTAATCACCACCTGGGTTTGATTCAATTCTGGTTGCAAGGCGTTAAAAATGGGTACCAAGAAAGTATGCGTCTTCCCAGACCCCGTCTGTGACTGACCAACAACATCCCCACCACGCAGGATTGTTGGAATCAAGCGCGCCTGGATAGGCGTTGGCTGGTCAAAACCAATCGCCTTTAAAGCCGAAAGGACTTCCGGCTTTAAATTGTATTCACCAAATTGTTGGTTTGTGTTTTTCATGTAAAATCCTTTAAATTTAATCGGCTTAGTCTGCCTTTAAAACGCTATCAACTCGGTCAATCACCTTTTGAATATCCGCTTCATTATAAGCCCAGGCACCTGCAGCCATGGGATGTCCCCCACCATCAAAGTCTTGGGCAATGGTATTAATGATAACTGACCGAGAACGCAAGCGAACCCGGTAATCACCATTTTCTTGTTCTTCAAAGATGGCCCAGGCCTTCACCTTGTCAATCCGTGACGGAATGGAAACGACAAAAGAAGTCCCTGCATTACCAAGGTCAAAGCTATCAATCACATCCCGCTTTAGAATGACGTAGCCAAAGCCAGATGGTAACAAGTTAATATGTTGCATCACATAACCCGAAAACTTCACAGCATTTTCTGATAAAGTCGTCATTGCGTTATAAATTTTTTGATAGTCAAAGCCGTAGGTAATCAACTCACCGGCCACATCAAAGGTTTCTTGATCTAATGAATACATAAAGCGGCCGGTATCACCGATAATGCCGATATAAAGGTACCGAGCGGCCTTTTTTGTCATCTTCAAACCCTTGTCAGCCAAAGCTTGATAGAATTGATAAATTAGAACAGAGGTCGCTGAGGCTCCGTCTTCAACCCACTGCCAATCACCGTAAGGTTCCACATTGGGATGGTGATCGATTTTGACAATTTCCAATCCATTGCGCCAACGTTGGTCATCGATACGGGGGTCATTGGCGGTATCACAAACAATTACCAAAGCCTTCTTGTAAGCTGAATCAGGAATTTCATCAGCTAAAGGCTGACCATCCCCAATCCAAGCTAAACCAGGAATTTCTTTTCCAACGGCATAAATCTTTTTTTCAGGAAACGAAGCCTGCAAAATCGCTTGCAAGCCCAATTGTGATCCATAAGCATCCGGATCAGGTCGTTGGTGCCGATGAATAATAATAGTATCGTAACGTTTAATTTGTTCTAAAATATCTTCGTGAATTTTGGCCATATGCGCCCTTTCAACTCTTATTACTATCCTTTATTATACCGTAAATGTGAAATTCATTGTCAGGCATTTCAAATCAGCATAACTGACTGATTTGACCAATTAATCATCAAAAAGCGATAACGATTGAAAGGATTGTGGGCTGACATTGGAAAAAGTTAGCCCCAGCAAGCGAATGGCAAAGTCATCTGGATAAAGGTCATCAAAGATTGATTGTGCCTTTCTTGCCAAGAAATCAGGATCAAGCTGAAACGGATTTGCCTGTGTAATCGACCTGGTCAGCGTCTTAAAATCATCATCACGGACCTTAATATTCAATGTTCGACCAACCAAGTGTTTAGCCTCCATGTTCGTCACAACCTTTGTGGCCAAGCCCTTAAAGGTCGCCAAAACAGCCGAACGGTCATGAAGCGGAAATTCAAACGTCCCCTCTTTTCCGACCGATTGCCGAATTCGATGGTCCTTTACCTGACCAAAGTGCGTTGCCCGCGCTTGCCAATAAAGTTGGTCACCAAAGGAACCAAAGTGTACCCGTAATTCGTCTTGACTCAAGGCCCGTAAATCTGCGCCCGTTTTAATTCCTAATTTTGCAAACTTTTCCTGTGCTTTCTGACCAACACCACGAAAGTCCTTAATAGGTAAGGCCGCCACGAAGTCCATTGCGACATCAGCACCAATGACCGTGACCCCATTCGGTTTGTGGTGCTCGGAACCAAGTTTGGCTAATACTTTATTATAGGAAACCCCGACCGAACACGTTAGCTTCGTTTCCTGCCAAATTCTATGCCTTAACTCGGCGGCCAATGTTGCGCTCGCCATTGGGCTTTGACTAACGTCTAAGTATGCTTCATCCAGTGCGACTGGTTCCACCTTATCAGTGAATTCGGCAAAAACTTCATGAATTTGAGCTGACACTGACCGGTACTTATCAAAATCAGGAGCAACGAAAACGGCATTAGGACAAAGTCGCTTTGCTTCAGTTGACCCCATGGCTGAATGAACGCCGGCCTTTCTGGCAATGTAGTTGGCGGTTGCCACGACCCCATGACCGTGATGTAAATCAGGATCACGACCGATGATTAGCGGCACCTTCTTTAAAGCAGGGTTGTCACGCATTTCAACTTGAGCATAAAAAGCATCCAAATCGACATGCAAAATTT
It contains:
- a CDS encoding DEAD/DEAH box helicase encodes the protein MKNTNQQFGEYNLKPEVLSALKAIGFDQPTPIQARLIPTILRGGDVVGQSQTGSGKTHTFLVPIFNALQPELNQTQVVITTPSRELAAQIAKAAREFAEKMELVKVSIAEYVGGTDKARQVRQLEKHQAQIVVGTPGRLKDLVQSGALVVNQVRTLVVDEADMTLDMGFLNEVDFLAGAMPKDLQTLVFSATMPEKLKPFLKKYLDNPDFQTIPTEATIADTIDNWLVPTKSKDKEEVIDKLLTIFNPYLALIFANTKERAKELAAHLRGRGLKVAEIHGDIPPRERRRTMKGVLHLDYQYVVATDLAARGIDIEGVSHVINDGVPDELEFFVHRVGRTGRNGLAGTAVTLYGPDEEDRIAELEKIGIEFAHKQIRGDEVVAVKDRKARTQRHATTNKLDPEMVGMVKKKKKNIKPGYKRQIKNKIKRKRQMDRRIELRQDRRNTRRQNKEG
- a CDS encoding YslB family protein; translation: MSNAHSQSNNGTNQTVSAFAPLLLRDALLANILTDDYANITYWAGKELARQFPVETSADLPAFFEKAAFGDLTIKYQSDDQQQWLLSGTMVEDRLATNHQADFSLETGFLAQQLELQEEVVAEGTFQVSARQQTVTVRILTDMSHKISSLTSSEQVALRDRFLDRSEEIATEDIDTAETITVDRQSTPDDEPAIQIGEVDQAASEAPVEVEPAASAASIQLKPTTSVAAVATDSVVSTAPIEITEPTSEPTDSQVANTLSVEQSITNSLLAFSQERRQKLSQKDDSSLN
- the dinB gene encoding DNA polymerase IV, with protein sequence MAEFLQAVDDRKILHVDLDAFYAQVEMRDNPALKKVPLIIGRDPDLHHGHGVVATANYIARKAGVHSAMGSTEAKRLCPNAVFVAPDFDKYRSVSAQIHEVFAEFTDKVEPVALDEAYLDVSQSPMASATLAAELRHRIWQETKLTCSVGVSYNKVLAKLGSEHHKPNGVTVIGADVAMDFVAALPIKDFRGVGQKAQEKFAKLGIKTGADLRALSQDELRVHFGSFGDQLYWQARATHFGQVKDHRIRQSVGKEGTFEFPLHDRSAVLATFKGLATKVVTNMEAKHLVGRTLNIKVRDDDFKTLTRSITQANPFQLDPDFLARKAQSIFDDLYPDDFAIRLLGLTFSNVSPQSFQSLSLFDD
- a CDS encoding DHH family phosphoesterase; protein product: MAKIHEDILEQIKRYDTIIIHRHQRPDPDAYGSQLGLQAILQASFPEKKIYAVGKEIPGLAWIGDGQPLADEIPDSAYKKALVIVCDTANDPRIDDQRWRNGLEIVKIDHHPNVEPYGDWQWVEDGASATSVLIYQFYQALADKGLKMTKKAARYLYIGIIGDTGRFMYSLDQETFDVAGELITYGFDYQKIYNAMTTLSENAVKFSGYVMQHINLLPSGFGYVILKRDVIDSFDLGNAGTSFVVSIPSRIDKVKAWAIFEEQENGDYRVRLRSRSVIINTIAQDFDGGGHPMAAGAWAYNEADIQKVIDRVDSVLKAD